The Acipenser ruthenus chromosome 37, fAciRut3.2 maternal haplotype, whole genome shotgun sequence genome has a window encoding:
- the LOC117966423 gene encoding vinexin-like isoform X1: MSFERRQPGDMQPQRRVEELGYQNGSRIMFSGDGPGERHQYASPPAPLRVTQTSPLETNTPGIPSLDDFIPAHLQREAGQRGLASPGLLTPPPSPCSSSQGFGFKTRPAQKIMVINGDGSHTLNFDSYEPTFRSPARGAPPHNLHEGWQVNGSSPASVWPLHTGGAPGAGPPRRSLSPTRRGRSPVEHSPSTAPPSSETGQSKLIKFAGIGPVDETGMPIASRSSVHKPRDWYRSMFKQIHKKTPEFDFDCGGLSASDAWCPPVRGEDSSPSRPAELDIVDGVLPDGNLFGLSPYRALPDWSELGPGDTECDRGRAGRQHPEPKSIFDYEPGKTTALEQENQIQRPLTESPPGRRSPPIEEVLAKELSQFQAELDSDIEGMQRRLSQKQHPQSPGESTQSTPVRTHFFADSRDTSSLTSNHPAAKGCGLSSVNHPHLSPRSARRGGASPTHGRSEFPESRSETMELPPRRAEKKMKAAHAKFDFQAQAPKELTLQKGDVVYIHRQVDANWYEGEHHGRTGIFPTSYVEIIPPSEKPTPIKTPTVQVLEHGEALALFTYQGDLPVELSFRKGERICLSRRVDENWLEGKISGTARQGIFPASYVQVVKMPRTKSCDEYPASPKAGRQAPLSPSQPPRSPDPPAKPWSHMEPLLSPSRLHPSSTACLSQTSPRCPSPLSPSSPLSPRLKLAPASPRSPSFSPAPTQHSPSQRAGQSSPGSAQSQRQAPAPSNHKPVSSYSQWTSLPPENGQAESPAFLSNHKPGPSPQWTAPAPFGQTASHRRPDPLPTTTPDHSPPEKQAPAPLTNSRPLQSPQEGVSLNTLQSRNNKTTPPPLTLANHNDATHSRLMLYRAVYNYAPQNSDELELQEGDIVQVMEMCDDGWFVGASERTRAFGTFPGNYVAPV, from the exons ATGAGTTTTGAGAGGAGACAGCCAGGTGACATGCAACCACAG CGCCGAGTGGAGGAGCTGGGTTATCAGAACGGCTCGCGGATCATGTTCTCTGGCGATGGACCGGGCGAGCGACACCAATACGCCTCCCCCCCGGCCCCGCTGCGCGTCACTCAAACCTCCCCCCTGGAAACAAACACCCCGGGCATCCCTTCCCTGGATGACTTCATTCCAGCCCACCTGCAGAGGGAAGCAGGCCAAAGAGGGCTCGCCTCTCCCGGACTGCTCACCCCTCCTCCCAGTCCCTGCTCATCGAGCCAGGGCTTCGGGTTCAAGACACGGCCCGCACAGAAG ATCATGGTGATCAATGGCGATGGCTCCCACACCCTGAATTTCGATTCCTACGAACCCACGTTTCGATCACCCGCTAGGGGGGCGCCCCCCCACAATCTACACGAGG GCTGGCAGGTGAACGGATCCAGCCCTGCCAGTGTGTGGCCCCTGCACACAGGCGGGGCCCCTGGTGCGGGGCCCCCCAGGAGAAGCCTGTCTCCTACCAGGAGGGGGCGCAGTCCTGTGGAACACTCACCGAGCACAGCGCCCCCTTCCTCGGAGACAGGGCAATCAAAGCTGATCAAGTTCGCTGGGATCGGACCCGTGGATGAGACGGGAATGCCCATAGCCTCCAGATCA AGTGTACACAAGCCCAGGGACTGGTACAGGAGCATGTTCAAACAGATCCACAAGAAGACTCCAG AATTTGACTTTGACTGTGGTGGACTCAGCGCTTCAGATG CTTGGTGTCCCCCTGTCCGAGGTGAAGACTCGTCCCCTAGCCGCCCTGCTGAGCTGGACATCGTGGACGGAGTCTTACCTGATGGAAATCTCTTTGGGCTCTCCCCTTACAGAGCTCTGCCTGATTG GAGTGAGCTGGGGCCTGGAGACACAGAGTGTGACCGGGGGAGGGCAGGCAGGCAGCACCCAGAACCAAAGAGCATATTCGACTACGAGCCAGGCAAGACCACCGCTCTGGAGCAGGAGAATCAG aTCCAGAGGCCCCTGACAGAGTCTCCACCAGGGCGGCGCTCTCCGCCCATTGAG GAGGTTCTTGCCAAAGAGCTGAGTCAGTTTCAGGCAGAGCTGGACTCGGATATTGAGGGCATGCAGAGGCGCCTGTCTCAGAAACAGCACCCCCAGAGCCCGGGTGAG AGTACACAGAGTACGCCGGTGAGAACACATTTCTTTGCCGACTCACGGGACACCAG CTCTCTGACCTCGAACCATCCAGCTGCAAAGGGGTGTGGCCTGTCGTCTGTCAATCACCCGCACTTGAGCCCACGGAGCGCGAGAAGGGGAGGAGCTAGCCCCACGCACGGCAGGAGTGAGTTTCCCGAGTCCCGCAGTGAAACCATGGAGCTCCCTCCCAGACGAGCGGAGAAGAAG ATGAAAGCAGCCCACGCCAAGTTTGATTTTCAAGCCCAGGCTCCAAA AGAGCTGACCCTGCAGAAGGGGGACGTCGTGTACATCCACAGGCAGGTGGACGCCAACTGGTACGAAGGAGAGCATCATGGGAGAACGGGCATCTTCCCAACCAGTTATGTGGAG ATCATCCCCCCGAGCGAGAAGCCCACCCCAATCAAGACGCCCACGGTGCAGGTGCTGGAGCACGGGGAGGCCCTGGCCCTGTTCACCTATCAGGGGGACCTGCCAGTGGAGCTGTCCTTCCGCAAG GGCGAGCGGATCTGCCTGTCCCGCAGAGTGGATGAGAACTGGCTGGAGGGGAAGATCTCGGGCACGGCTCGGCAGGGCATCTTCCCGGCCAGCTACGTCCAGGTGGTCAAGATGCCCCGCACCAAGTCATGTGACGAGTACCCAGCATCCCCCAAGGCAGGCCGCCAAGCCCCCCTCAGCCCCTCCCAGCCTCCCCGGTCACCAGACCCCCCAGCAAAGCCCTGGAGCCACATGGagcctcttctctctccctcccggCTGCACCCTTCATCCACAGCCTGTCTCTCCCAGACCTCCCCCAGGTGTccttcccccctctccccctcctctcctctctcccccaggCTCAAGCTAGCCCCTGCCTCCCCCCGATCTCCTTCCTTCAGCCCCGcccccacacagcacagcccctccCAGCGGGCTGGGCAATCCTCTCCAGGATCCGCCCAGTCGCAGCGGCAAGCGCCCGCTCCGTCCAATCACAAGCCTGTCTCCTCCTACTCCCAATGGACAAGCCTCCCCCCTGAAAACGGGCAGGCGGAGTCTCCAGCATTTCTATCCAATCACAAGCCTGGCCCCTCCCCCCAGTGGACTGCTCCAGCCCCTTTTGGGCAGACCGCCTCCCATCGTCGACCTGACCCCCTGCCCACAACTACTCCAGACCACTCCCCACCCGAGAAGCAGGCACCAGCACCCCTGACCAATAGCAGGCCACTCCAGTCACCCCAG GAAGGGGTTTCCTTAAACACTCTCCAGTCCAGGAATAACAAGACCACGCCCCCTCCACTGACATTGGCCAATCACAACGACGCGACACATTCCCGGCTGATgct GTACAGAGCTGTTTATAACTACGCTCCTCAGAACAGCGATGAGCTGGAGCTGCAGGAGGGGGACATCGTGCAGGTGATGGAGATGTGCGATGACGGCTGGTTTGTAG ggGCTTCCGAAAGAACTCGCGCCTTCGGGACGTTCCCAGGAAACTACGTGGCGCCCGTCTGA
- the LOC117966423 gene encoding vinexin-like isoform X2: MSFERRQPGDMQPQRRVEELGYQNGSRIMFSGDGPGERHQYASPPAPLRVTQTSPLETNTPGIPSLDDFIPAHLQREAGQRGLASPGLLTPPPSPCSSSQGFGFKTRPAQKIMVINGDGSHTLNFDSYEPTFRSPARGAPPHNLHEGWQVNGSSPASVWPLHTGGAPGAGPPRRSLSPTRRGRSPVEHSPSTAPPSSETGQSKLIKFAGIGPVDETGMPIASRSSVHKPRDWYRSMFKQIHKKTPEFDFDCGGLSASDAWCPPVRGEDSSPSRPAELDIVDGVLPDGNLFGLSPYRALPDWSELGPGDTECDRGRAGRQHPEPKSIFDYEPGKTTALEQENQIQRPLTESPPGRRSPPIESTQSTPVRTHFFADSRDTSSLTSNHPAAKGCGLSSVNHPHLSPRSARRGGASPTHGRSEFPESRSETMELPPRRAEKKMKAAHAKFDFQAQAPKELTLQKGDVVYIHRQVDANWYEGEHHGRTGIFPTSYVEIIPPSEKPTPIKTPTVQVLEHGEALALFTYQGDLPVELSFRKGERICLSRRVDENWLEGKISGTARQGIFPASYVQVVKMPRTKSCDEYPASPKAGRQAPLSPSQPPRSPDPPAKPWSHMEPLLSPSRLHPSSTACLSQTSPRCPSPLSPSSPLSPRLKLAPASPRSPSFSPAPTQHSPSQRAGQSSPGSAQSQRQAPAPSNHKPVSSYSQWTSLPPENGQAESPAFLSNHKPGPSPQWTAPAPFGQTASHRRPDPLPTTTPDHSPPEKQAPAPLTNSRPLQSPQEGVSLNTLQSRNNKTTPPPLTLANHNDATHSRLMLYRAVYNYAPQNSDELELQEGDIVQVMEMCDDGWFVGASERTRAFGTFPGNYVAPV; this comes from the exons ATGAGTTTTGAGAGGAGACAGCCAGGTGACATGCAACCACAG CGCCGAGTGGAGGAGCTGGGTTATCAGAACGGCTCGCGGATCATGTTCTCTGGCGATGGACCGGGCGAGCGACACCAATACGCCTCCCCCCCGGCCCCGCTGCGCGTCACTCAAACCTCCCCCCTGGAAACAAACACCCCGGGCATCCCTTCCCTGGATGACTTCATTCCAGCCCACCTGCAGAGGGAAGCAGGCCAAAGAGGGCTCGCCTCTCCCGGACTGCTCACCCCTCCTCCCAGTCCCTGCTCATCGAGCCAGGGCTTCGGGTTCAAGACACGGCCCGCACAGAAG ATCATGGTGATCAATGGCGATGGCTCCCACACCCTGAATTTCGATTCCTACGAACCCACGTTTCGATCACCCGCTAGGGGGGCGCCCCCCCACAATCTACACGAGG GCTGGCAGGTGAACGGATCCAGCCCTGCCAGTGTGTGGCCCCTGCACACAGGCGGGGCCCCTGGTGCGGGGCCCCCCAGGAGAAGCCTGTCTCCTACCAGGAGGGGGCGCAGTCCTGTGGAACACTCACCGAGCACAGCGCCCCCTTCCTCGGAGACAGGGCAATCAAAGCTGATCAAGTTCGCTGGGATCGGACCCGTGGATGAGACGGGAATGCCCATAGCCTCCAGATCA AGTGTACACAAGCCCAGGGACTGGTACAGGAGCATGTTCAAACAGATCCACAAGAAGACTCCAG AATTTGACTTTGACTGTGGTGGACTCAGCGCTTCAGATG CTTGGTGTCCCCCTGTCCGAGGTGAAGACTCGTCCCCTAGCCGCCCTGCTGAGCTGGACATCGTGGACGGAGTCTTACCTGATGGAAATCTCTTTGGGCTCTCCCCTTACAGAGCTCTGCCTGATTG GAGTGAGCTGGGGCCTGGAGACACAGAGTGTGACCGGGGGAGGGCAGGCAGGCAGCACCCAGAACCAAAGAGCATATTCGACTACGAGCCAGGCAAGACCACCGCTCTGGAGCAGGAGAATCAG aTCCAGAGGCCCCTGACAGAGTCTCCACCAGGGCGGCGCTCTCCGCCCATTGAG AGTACACAGAGTACGCCGGTGAGAACACATTTCTTTGCCGACTCACGGGACACCAG CTCTCTGACCTCGAACCATCCAGCTGCAAAGGGGTGTGGCCTGTCGTCTGTCAATCACCCGCACTTGAGCCCACGGAGCGCGAGAAGGGGAGGAGCTAGCCCCACGCACGGCAGGAGTGAGTTTCCCGAGTCCCGCAGTGAAACCATGGAGCTCCCTCCCAGACGAGCGGAGAAGAAG ATGAAAGCAGCCCACGCCAAGTTTGATTTTCAAGCCCAGGCTCCAAA AGAGCTGACCCTGCAGAAGGGGGACGTCGTGTACATCCACAGGCAGGTGGACGCCAACTGGTACGAAGGAGAGCATCATGGGAGAACGGGCATCTTCCCAACCAGTTATGTGGAG ATCATCCCCCCGAGCGAGAAGCCCACCCCAATCAAGACGCCCACGGTGCAGGTGCTGGAGCACGGGGAGGCCCTGGCCCTGTTCACCTATCAGGGGGACCTGCCAGTGGAGCTGTCCTTCCGCAAG GGCGAGCGGATCTGCCTGTCCCGCAGAGTGGATGAGAACTGGCTGGAGGGGAAGATCTCGGGCACGGCTCGGCAGGGCATCTTCCCGGCCAGCTACGTCCAGGTGGTCAAGATGCCCCGCACCAAGTCATGTGACGAGTACCCAGCATCCCCCAAGGCAGGCCGCCAAGCCCCCCTCAGCCCCTCCCAGCCTCCCCGGTCACCAGACCCCCCAGCAAAGCCCTGGAGCCACATGGagcctcttctctctccctcccggCTGCACCCTTCATCCACAGCCTGTCTCTCCCAGACCTCCCCCAGGTGTccttcccccctctccccctcctctcctctctcccccaggCTCAAGCTAGCCCCTGCCTCCCCCCGATCTCCTTCCTTCAGCCCCGcccccacacagcacagcccctccCAGCGGGCTGGGCAATCCTCTCCAGGATCCGCCCAGTCGCAGCGGCAAGCGCCCGCTCCGTCCAATCACAAGCCTGTCTCCTCCTACTCCCAATGGACAAGCCTCCCCCCTGAAAACGGGCAGGCGGAGTCTCCAGCATTTCTATCCAATCACAAGCCTGGCCCCTCCCCCCAGTGGACTGCTCCAGCCCCTTTTGGGCAGACCGCCTCCCATCGTCGACCTGACCCCCTGCCCACAACTACTCCAGACCACTCCCCACCCGAGAAGCAGGCACCAGCACCCCTGACCAATAGCAGGCCACTCCAGTCACCCCAG GAAGGGGTTTCCTTAAACACTCTCCAGTCCAGGAATAACAAGACCACGCCCCCTCCACTGACATTGGCCAATCACAACGACGCGACACATTCCCGGCTGATgct GTACAGAGCTGTTTATAACTACGCTCCTCAGAACAGCGATGAGCTGGAGCTGCAGGAGGGGGACATCGTGCAGGTGATGGAGATGTGCGATGACGGCTGGTTTGTAG ggGCTTCCGAAAGAACTCGCGCCTTCGGGACGTTCCCAGGAAACTACGTGGCGCCCGTCTGA